The nucleotide sequence ATCAATGAAcagtaaataaatgtaattttttatcaatttcattatATTGTATTGTATCATGTTATGAGAGAACaagtattgtaaaaaatattgtatgattttttgaGTGTAATGAAATAGAACGCACGCCCGGTTTGAATTAGGTAAATTACTGGTGATGCTATCACCAAGTGCCGAAAGCTATTATTGTGTTTACTGTCCTACAATATGATTAATTTGTACGTACATATAAATGAACAATAATTGAAtgtaatttctaataaattttattgcatcatcagaataaacctaacctaacgaatttttattaatttataatttcaatctatttacaaactttattttaacaaattccacattccaatACTTCCCTATTATTCATTCTAATCCATTCATTTCATTACTTTACTATCCTTCTCTGTTTCCTCTTTTCGCGCCCGCTGCGATAGGGAAGCTTCGCTCGAGTCCTTAGTCctacaaattttttgatttataaaaatacattgatAAATATAGCAACAAcgtgttttaaataattatcaataattatcgttACACACGAAATCACTCAGTTTGGGTTTTAAAACAAAACTTTATTTCTTAACCCGTACTACGTTACAATGTTATTGATTATTGTTACAAAAGTGTTAATCGAACAATCTCGAATGACTGAATCACAATATCCGACTCCGCGGTATAATCGATGATCTGTCTGGCTCGCAATATGATCTGACTGTAATGTCTTATTATATCTGTCTTGCACGCGCCTACCTGCTTCTGTTTTTATACTCTTTCTTATCTCCAAACTGCTAATAATGCTGTTGCAGTATCACTTTACGTTTCTGAATATAACCAGatacgacgtaaaattaataaatgcggtttttcattttttacaactacagtttgcaatataaaaatttgaaaaaattctataatatgcgctatatgaatctcaatgttttagaatttttatacgaGATTAAATAGACGAAATaggccaaaaaccgaaattttgtttttccctttttactgcccccatggttgagatagggggttgaaacttggtgtaaGATGTCTTTTTTTTATATGCTATCGACTGCCGTATTGGATATTTCATCTGTCTCAAGTGCATTTCTGATCATCCCCTCCCTCTTTCCTCGTGTTGCGCTCGCTAGGCTTAGGAAACTTGGCTCGAGCCCGTATTCCTACAAGTTGCTTGACGTCGAAAAATAGATTTACATCCGGCAATGATGCCTTTGCGTCCTTTGTCTGCCAAAAGTTGGTtggtaataggaataggaataggtggctaataaagtttagatatatttgtagatctagtcgatagatgacgcaacgcgagttgtctagtttatagattttttatttctagtattctccgctcatagacatcatcgcttcgatcgattcggaggtAAGCCAAAACGGGGTCCTGCCCTTAAATAACGTTGCTCTAAGAACAGATAATAACAAAAGAATTCACAAGTACCAGAATAAATTGAAAACAGCCTATATGCAATAACCATAGTTTCTGTCCTTGCAGGTCATGGGTCAAATCGTGGTACTGTTGCTACTGGCAGCTTTTACTATCGGGGTGGATTCAGACGCCGCATATGAAGTAACAATGTTTAAACAGAATACAGGCCTTTACTACGAGAAGCTACCATCGTTGAAGATCTTTTACACTAAAtggaaattggtaatttcaGTGGAGATCAAGAATTACCTTCGTCACCGACCATTGTTAGAGGAGCATTTCAAGAGGATTCAAGAATTTTGTCACGACAACCAAATACAGAACTGCTCAAGCGACCAGTACGGACCACAACTCCGACGTAAGTTGGAAGGAACAAACCGGTACAGCGACTTCCTGAAGGCATCGATTGGAGAAATTCCGATGGAACAGTATCATCCAACCAAGTCGAAGAGGAACGCACCACTCTTGTTGGCGCTGTCAGCAAGGTGCTCTTTGGGACCCTCACCGAAGATGAAGCCCACTACTACAATGAGGAACTGGACAAGCTCTATGCCAACCAGCGTCAGATGGCGGAGTTGGTGGCCAACCAAACCTATATTATGCGATCGGAATTCCAACAACTCCATAACCAGCTAATTAATACAACCGTTAAAGCACACAGAATATTGAACAGAGTTGCAACTCTTGCTGCTGTTCTACAGGAAACGCAGGCAGAAATCAAGGAGAGGCAGATTAACGATCTTCTGCTCCAATCGATTAATCAATTGGACAGGACGATCGAGGAATACGGATCAcacttaataataattatagatgCCATTCTTTTTGCTAGACAAGGGGTTCTTCATCCGGCCATTCTGTTACCTCAGCAGCTTTTGAAATCTGCCAAGAAGATTCGCCAGTCAACATCATACGATTTCCCTTTAACACCAGCAGAGCTGTTGGCTGAAGAATTCAGTGGAATCACCGAACTACAGGTGGCCTACTCTAAGGGCCGAGTTCTTTTCGAACTCGTGGTCCCACTACTAGACACGGTCACCTACGATCTTTACAAGAAGCATCCAAATCCGTTAACTGAAGTCCGGGAAACAACCACGGTAACCGGTTACATTAAACCTAAAACACCGTATATTGCAGTCTCAACCGATGGCCTCACTTATATCACCTTGAGCGAGGAATACCTGCAGCGATGCTGCCGGCTCCACGGAGAATACATTGGATCAGCAACGATTTCTATTAGTAACCTGCACAAGAAGCCCACCTGTGAAACAGAACTTCTAAACCACATAATGCCAAAGACATGGAAAATATGCGACATCCGTTTAAGTTTCACTCTCAAGTACCTCTGGCAACCCTTAAAAAGTTAACAGGCCTGGCTCTTCTTCGAACGAGAAGAGGTAAGGGTACAGTTCTTTTGCAAGGCACGTCCCGCTGGGTCAACGTATATACAGAGAGCCGGAATAATAACATTAAGGGCAGGATGCACCGCTGTTACAGACTCTACAAAGGTTCGAGCTCTAGACGACGTCCAAACAACAGAAGAGTTTACTTATTTCCCTACAATAACATTAAACTTCACGAAGATCTCCCCAAATTTTGGCGATCAGCATGTCAAGATCATAGAAGAGCTCAGTCACACCACTGCGCTTCAAACCAACTGGGATTGGGCGAAGAGCGACGCGGCCGTTTTCTTGGTACAGGTGGAGGAGAAGGCGAGAGCCTTAACGGAACAATATAGCATACAAAAAAGATTACATATTGGGGCGTATGCAGGAGGAAGCATCGCCGTCATGCTCACCATCGCCATAATACTAAGCTTCATCATTTTGtactttacaaaatttaaaactgtACCGGCAATAGCTGAACGTTAGGTCACGAATCTTCGGAACAGGGCTCTCGAAGATGCAGAGATGACTACTATTGAATTGGAGCCATCAGGACCATCCGTGACAACCCAGCGCAGTGGTAGAACCATAGCTCGAACACtaacaacaataatataaacaaaCTCAAACATCCTAGGAGACGAGCAAGGAGCCAAGCAGGACCTTGCTACAGTCTTCGGACAACCTTCCGACAGGAAACCTCGCAGCTAAAATGGAAAGCCGTAGCATTCAAACCGAGCAAAGAAAAGGTCGGAGGGACATCGCCCAGCAAACGGGACAACGGGGCAGTTGGCGAAATGAGAAGTGGTGTGGAGTCATCAAATTGGCCACGGGGCAGTTCGTGCCAGGATCAGGGAAATGTATCCTGGGACGAACAAGCCAAACTCGCGTTCCCAGGACTGAAGACAGGAGCATCTCCACCAGTGACAACCCAACAACTGTACGTCTCTGAAAATGCGCTGATCTTGACCCTTTTGACGGACGAAAACATCGCCTACTGGATGCCAGGAGACTCGCTGGGAAAAAGGAGGAAATATCACACCAGCATCCAGCCGACCTCTCTACCAGCTAGTCAGCCACCTGAGAACCAGTGAACAGCCTCACCAAGGTGTTGCCGAACGGGACGACCAGCCAGTCTCTAGTCACCTCCGGACAGACACCAGCCAGCCGTCTTACAACTAGTCATCCACCTTACAACCACTCAACCAATTACTACCTCAGGAAGATACCCCAATTAAAGTTTGTTTCCCCACACATACCCATAAACAACAGTACACTACAGCGCGGCTAAATTTTGCCATGTACTTTTTACAAAACATTTCTTTTGCTTGAATATTCACCTCCAGGGAGTCAAAAGCATCGGTTACCACGATGTTTCCTCTATAAGGGGGGAGATGTTACGTACGCCGATGATTTTTATTCCTTGGAGATGAATATTCGAGAATAGTCGAAGACCACCGCGAAGAGAGAATTTAGTCTTGCCTAGCTTTCCCGGTTACCAGGGTTTCCTTATTAGGCTTCGCTCGAGAGCGTCTTCAGACTaacgcgatgaaaattcgttagaAAACGTCACGTTGATTCGTTCCCACCGTTTCCA is from Megachile rotundata isolate GNS110a chromosome 2, iyMegRotu1, whole genome shotgun sequence and encodes:
- the LOC143266074 gene encoding uncharacterized protein LOC143266074 yields the protein MAELVANQTYIMRSEFQQLHNQLINTTVKAHRILNRVATLAAVLQETQAEIKERQINDLLLQSINQLDRTIEEYGSHLIIIIDAILFARQGVLHPAILLPQQLLKSAKKIRQSTSYDFPLTPAELLAEEFSGITELQVAYSKGRVLFELVVPLLDTVTYDLYKKHPNPLTEVRETTTVTGYIKPKTPYIAVSTDGLTYITLSEEYLQRCCRLHGEYIGSATISISNLHKKPTCETELLNHIMPKTWKICDIRLSFTLKYLWQPLKS